One Aegilops tauschii subsp. strangulata cultivar AL8/78 chromosome 7, Aet v6.0, whole genome shotgun sequence genomic window carries:
- the LOC109751323 gene encoding vacuolar iron transporter 1-like, with protein sequence MDSVGEGREQPMLEEISSHKEHHFTAGEVVRDVIMGVSDGLTVPFALAAGLSGASAPSSLVLTAGLAEVAAGAISMGLGGYLAAKSEADHYERELRREQEEIIAVPEIEAAEIGEIMSQYGLEPHEYGPVVMGLRRKPQAWLEFMMRFELGLEKPDPRRALQSALTIALSYVVGGLVPLMPYMLLPTAHDAMLTSVVVTLAALFFFGYVKGRFTGSRPLFSALQTTFIGAVASAAAYGIAKVVQV encoded by the exons ATGGACAGTGTTGGTGAGGGACGGGAGCAGCCGATGTTGGAGGAGATCAGCAGCCACAAGGAGCATCACTTCACGGCCGGAGAGGTGGTGCGGGACGTCATCATGGGCGTGTCCGACGGCCTTACCGTGCCCTTCGCCCTCGCCGCGGGGCTCTCAGGTGCGAGCGCTCCATCCTCGCTCGTCCTCACCGCCGGCCTTGCCGAGGTCGCAGCAGGGGCCATCTCCATGGGACTCGGGGG GTACCTGGCGGCTAAGAGCGAAGCAGACCATTATGAGCGGGAGTTAAGAAGGGAGCAAGAGGAGATTATCGCGGTCCCTGAAATTG AGGCTGCTGAGATCGGAGAGATCATGTCGCAGTATGGGCTCGAACCCCATGAGTATGGCCCTGTGGTGATGGGCTTGCGTAGGAAACCGCAAGCCTGGCTCGAGTTCATGATGAG GTTTGAATTGGGCCTCGAGAAGCCAGACCCTAGAAGAGCCCTGCAGAGCGCTCTCACGATAGCGCTCTCCTATGTTGTCGGCGGGCTGGTCCCACTCATGCCCTACATGCTCCTTCCCACTGCTCACGACGCAATGCTCACATCGGTCGTGGTCACGCTTGCCGCGCTCTTCTTTTTTGGCTATGTCAAAGGCCGCTTCACTGGAAGCCGCCCACTCTTCAGTGCTCTCCAGACTACTTTTATCGGTGCCGTTGCTTCTGCTGCAGCATACGGAATCGCCAAAGTTGTGCAAGTTTGA